The Stieleria sp. JC731 genome has a segment encoding these proteins:
- the ilvA gene encoding threonine ammonia-lyase, biosynthetic, with protein MNPRLLDYLQRILNARVYDIAIESALDRATKLSARLGNHVWLKREDTQPVHSFKLRGAYNKMAHLTPQQLANGVICSSAGNHAQGVAMSAQRLGCEAHIVMPVTTPKLKSDAVRDLGGQVVLFGDSYSEAFAHAIELQKEHGYLFVHPFDDPDVIAGQGTIGMEILRQHQHPIHAVFVAIGGGGLISGVAAYIKAVRPEIKVIGVQMSDSDAMVQSVKAGQKVVLTDVGLFSDGTAVKAVGEETLQMASELVDDYVVVDTDAVCAAIKDAFEDTRSILEPAGAMGIAGLKQYAARHELHDETLIAITCGANMNFDRLRFVADRAEAGEEREALFAVTIPEQRGSLKRLCKTISERNVTEFSYRISDESEAHVLVGLSIKNRAEVDTICQALAEQDFATLSLADDDLSKEHLRYMVGGRSHRGGAERLYRFEFPERPGALMLFLSRMHSDWNISLFHYRNHGADYGRILVGIQIPDDDLKPFQEFLDQLGYRYTDETANPVYHLFLR; from the coding sequence ATGAACCCGCGGCTTCTCGACTATTTACAACGCATCCTTAACGCTCGGGTCTATGACATCGCGATTGAATCAGCTCTCGATCGCGCCACGAAGTTATCTGCCCGCCTGGGCAATCATGTTTGGCTAAAACGAGAGGACACTCAGCCGGTTCACAGTTTCAAATTGCGTGGTGCCTATAACAAGATGGCACATCTCACTCCGCAGCAGCTCGCCAATGGGGTGATCTGTTCGTCCGCCGGGAACCACGCCCAAGGGGTCGCGATGAGTGCCCAGCGGCTTGGGTGTGAGGCCCACATTGTGATGCCGGTGACGACACCGAAGCTGAAGTCAGATGCCGTCCGCGACCTCGGTGGGCAAGTCGTTTTGTTTGGCGATAGCTACAGCGAGGCATTCGCCCATGCCATCGAGCTACAAAAAGAGCATGGCTATTTGTTTGTCCACCCGTTCGATGATCCTGATGTTATCGCGGGGCAAGGGACCATCGGGATGGAGATCCTTCGCCAGCACCAGCACCCGATTCACGCGGTGTTCGTTGCAATTGGTGGTGGCGGTCTGATATCCGGAGTCGCCGCCTACATCAAAGCCGTGCGGCCCGAAATTAAAGTCATTGGGGTGCAGATGTCAGACTCCGATGCGATGGTTCAATCTGTCAAAGCGGGCCAAAAAGTCGTGCTAACCGATGTCGGATTGTTTTCCGATGGGACGGCGGTCAAAGCGGTCGGTGAAGAGACTTTGCAAATGGCTTCCGAGCTGGTCGATGACTATGTCGTGGTCGATACCGATGCCGTTTGCGCGGCGATCAAAGACGCATTCGAGGACACACGCAGCATTTTAGAGCCTGCCGGCGCGATGGGGATCGCAGGATTGAAGCAGTACGCCGCACGGCATGAACTACACGACGAAACGCTGATCGCGATCACCTGTGGCGCGAACATGAATTTCGATCGTCTACGCTTCGTGGCCGACCGCGCCGAAGCGGGGGAAGAACGCGAAGCATTGTTCGCCGTCACCATTCCCGAGCAACGCGGTAGCCTGAAACGGCTTTGCAAGACGATCAGCGAAAGGAATGTGACGGAGTTTAGCTATCGTATCTCCGATGAATCCGAAGCTCATGTGCTGGTCGGATTGTCGATCAAGAATCGTGCTGAAGTCGATACGATCTGTCAGGCTCTCGCCGAGCAAGATTTCGCCACGCTCAGCCTCGCAGATGATGACCTATCGAAAGAGCACTTGCGCTACATGGTCGGCGGGCGAAGCCACCGGGGTGGGGCCGAACGGTTGTATCGATTCGAATTTCCCGAACGTCCCGGTGCTCTGATGTTGTTTCTATCGCGCATGCATTCGGATTGGAACATCAGCCTGTTTCACTACCGAAATCATGGCGCCGACTATGGCCGTATTTTGGTTGGCATCCAGATCCCCGACGATGACCTGAAACCGTTTCAAGAGTTCTTGGATCAGTTGGGTTATCGATACACGGATGAAACGGCAAATCCGGTTTATCATTTGTTCCTGCGATAG
- a CDS encoding inorganic diphosphatase, whose protein sequence is MTLRSTTIVHPWHGVSPGDEAPEIVNVIVEIPLGGNIKYELDKASGLLKVDRVLFSAVHYPANYGFIPGTFADDDDPLDVMVLCQEPVVPLALMQVRPIGLMTMIDEGRRDHKVIAVATKDAEYCDFRELDDLPHHRLDMVRRFFMDYKTLENKDVEVEGFSPASVAHQVINESIQGYRDKFLNK, encoded by the coding sequence ATGACGCTACGCTCAACAACCATCGTCCATCCATGGCACGGCGTTTCACCGGGCGACGAAGCTCCTGAAATTGTCAACGTGATTGTTGAAATTCCGCTGGGCGGAAACATCAAATATGAATTGGACAAAGCATCGGGTTTGCTGAAAGTTGACCGAGTGTTGTTTTCGGCAGTTCATTATCCGGCGAACTACGGATTCATCCCAGGAACTTTTGCTGACGATGATGATCCGCTTGATGTGATGGTGCTGTGCCAGGAACCCGTGGTTCCGCTGGCTTTGATGCAAGTGCGGCCGATCGGGCTGATGACGATGATCGATGAAGGTAGGCGTGACCACAAGGTGATCGCGGTTGCGACAAAGGACGCGGAGTATTGCGACTTTCGCGAACTTGATGACCTCCCGCATCATCGGTTGGATATGGTCCGCCGTTTTTTTATGGACTACAAGACGCTTGAAAACAAAGATGTCGAAGTCGAAGGTTTCTCACCAGCCAGCGTTGCCCATCAAGTGATCAACGAGTCGATTCAAGGCTATCGCGACAAGTTCTTGAACAAATAA
- a CDS encoding GH39 family glycosyl hydrolase: MSATRFLLCTFTLYLSLGSYLPAADPFEVDVLVDAGESTGQLKPIWRFFGADEPNYATMKDGQKLLSDIGLLRPQEVFFRAHNLLTSGDGTPALKWGSTDVYSETEDGQPQYNWKIVDGIFDSYLQRGVRPYAQIGFMPRELSSKPEPYRHEWRPGMPYEQVFTGWSYPPKDYDKWSELVYQWVKHCVERYGREEVESWYWQTWNEANIGAPNRPGYFTGSNEEFHKLHDYAIAGVRRALPTARVGGPDSAGSGGRWTREFFEHCLSGTNYASGEVGTPLDFVSFHAKGAPQFVDGHIRMGISNQLRTIDDGFQIVASFPQLRSTPIVIGESDPEGCAACQGPMFSYRNGTVYSSYTAASFARKHDLADRHGVNLEGALSWSFTFEDQPYFAGFRQMASNGLALPVFNVMRMFSQMGEQRVKATSNHQLSLDEIMSSGVRGKADVGTIASLDQQRQQLSIMVWHYHDDDIDGADAAVTLQVSGLPMSIENAALSHYRVDEDHSNSYAEWRKMGSPVAPNSRQYNQLQTASMLTRLQGSPADVDVQQGNASLSFVLPRQGVSLVVLKW; encoded by the coding sequence ATGTCTGCAACGCGATTCTTGCTTTGTACGTTTACGCTCTATCTGTCCCTGGGGTCCTATTTGCCTGCGGCGGATCCGTTCGAGGTTGATGTCCTCGTCGATGCCGGAGAGTCCACAGGACAATTGAAGCCGATCTGGCGGTTTTTTGGTGCTGACGAACCGAACTATGCGACAATGAAAGACGGTCAAAAGCTGCTTTCAGACATCGGTTTGCTTCGTCCCCAAGAAGTATTCTTTCGTGCTCATAACTTGTTGACATCAGGTGACGGGACCCCAGCTTTGAAATGGGGATCGACGGATGTGTACAGCGAAACCGAAGACGGGCAGCCGCAATACAACTGGAAAATCGTCGACGGCATTTTTGACTCGTATCTGCAGCGTGGTGTTCGTCCCTATGCGCAGATTGGCTTTATGCCACGAGAGCTTTCTTCGAAACCAGAACCCTATCGACACGAATGGCGTCCAGGGATGCCATACGAACAGGTTTTTACCGGGTGGAGTTACCCGCCGAAAGACTATGACAAATGGAGCGAGCTAGTTTACCAGTGGGTGAAACACTGCGTCGAACGCTATGGTCGCGAAGAAGTCGAATCATGGTATTGGCAGACTTGGAACGAAGCCAACATTGGGGCTCCGAATCGGCCAGGGTATTTCACCGGCAGTAACGAAGAGTTCCACAAACTGCACGACTATGCGATCGCGGGAGTACGACGCGCTCTTCCAACCGCGCGCGTGGGAGGTCCGGATTCTGCTGGAAGCGGTGGGCGATGGACTCGAGAATTCTTTGAGCACTGTTTGAGCGGCACCAACTACGCGAGCGGTGAAGTCGGGACGCCACTCGATTTCGTCTCGTTTCACGCCAAGGGGGCGCCCCAGTTTGTCGACGGTCACATTCGTATGGGGATTTCGAATCAATTGAGGACGATTGACGATGGTTTTCAGATCGTCGCATCATTCCCACAATTGCGTTCGACGCCGATTGTGATTGGTGAGTCCGACCCGGAAGGCTGCGCCGCATGCCAAGGACCGATGTTTTCCTATCGCAATGGAACGGTCTATTCCAGCTATACCGCCGCCAGTTTTGCGCGGAAGCATGACCTAGCGGATCGGCACGGTGTCAATTTGGAAGGCGCCCTGTCGTGGTCTTTCACCTTTGAAGACCAGCCATATTTTGCAGGCTTTCGCCAGATGGCTAGCAACGGATTGGCATTGCCGGTTTTCAATGTCATGCGAATGTTTAGCCAGATGGGAGAGCAGCGGGTGAAGGCGACCAGCAACCATCAGTTATCGCTGGACGAGATCATGTCATCAGGCGTCCGTGGAAAGGCGGATGTTGGAACCATCGCCAGTCTCGACCAGCAGCGGCAACAACTATCGATCATGGTATGGCATTACCACGACGATGACATTGACGGTGCAGACGCGGCTGTAACCCTCCAAGTTTCTGGACTTCCGATGTCGATCGAGAACGCGGCGCTTTCACATTACCGCGTCGATGAAGATCACAGCAATTCCTATGCGGAGTGGAGGAAGATGGGATCGCCCGTTGCACCCAATAGCCGTCAGTACAACCAACTGCAGACTGCTTCAATGCTAACTCGCCTTCAGGGATCACCTGCCGATGTTGACGTCCAGCAAGGCAATGCAAGTCTCTCCTTTGTTTTACCAAGACAAGGCGTCTCGCTGGTTGTCTTGAAATGGTAG